One segment of Rhizobium jaguaris DNA contains the following:
- a CDS encoding isocitrate lyase/phosphoenolpyruvate mutase family protein, with translation MDQTVFVPKSIGRLRIRRERFEYLISSPGLTYLMDAHDGLSCCGCLQASFKAIWASDLSISETLGYREVNETSWTNLIEVEERMTDASGLLILADGDSGFAEHQ, from the coding sequence ATGGATCAAACTGTTTTCGTTCCCAAGAGCATCGGGCGATTGAGGATCCGACGAGAACGCTTCGAGTATCTGATTTCCTCCCCGGGCCTGACGTATCTGATGGACGCGCATGATGGGCTTTCCTGTTGCGGTTGCCTGCAGGCGAGCTTCAAGGCCATTTGGGCGTCCGACCTGTCCATTTCGGAGACCCTCGGCTACCGCGAAGTCAATGAGACAAGTTGGACAAATCTGATTGAGGTGGAGGAACGAATGACGGACGCCAGCGGACTGCTGATCCTAGCTGATGGTGACTCCGGCTTCGCGGAACATCAATAA
- the hxsB gene encoding His-Xaa-Ser system radical SAM maturase HxsB → MTVFPLKFKPFGSGYFFADDAGGYFKADAQFLDRYATGRLTAMDKGFLEANGHGFNEIDDPAYLGFAYRWARRLHRPHELNYVILVPTLRCNLACAYCQVSRVNESTPGFDWTDETLGRVIRFLDGMDSASAKIEFQGGEPLLRLDLLEKVRDFARRKFQEVSFTVCTNLQSVSEEAWDFLDAPDVFVSTSLDGNLSTHERQRTANSNDTQQFVSNLSYAIERLGQGKVSALPTLDINKLPVASEIIDTFGRFGFRSIFLRPVNHQGFARKRFQTSGLEDKWNAYHADFIDALIEHNWTAAQPVEEFYFTHCLRRVLRGGHNQHVDLRNPNILGRDYIVIDYDGTFYPTDEARMVTRIGQIDLSVGNLWDGIDQPKLDMLNEESSNSFHPDCLHCPYQAACGVDVVDDLSRYGRIDLPKRDTAFCRRHTAIFDKIFELLYSDDKKVQKSLAVWAGIPQFDPSLAPVHT, encoded by the coding sequence ATGACCGTATTCCCCCTTAAGTTCAAACCGTTCGGCTCCGGCTATTTCTTTGCCGATGACGCGGGCGGCTACTTCAAAGCTGACGCCCAGTTTCTCGATCGCTATGCGACCGGAAGGCTGACGGCAATGGATAAGGGTTTTCTTGAAGCGAATGGTCATGGGTTCAATGAGATCGACGACCCGGCCTATTTGGGATTTGCTTATCGATGGGCTCGACGATTACATCGTCCTCACGAGCTGAATTATGTCATTCTCGTTCCGACCCTACGTTGCAACTTGGCATGTGCGTATTGCCAGGTGTCTCGCGTGAACGAGAGCACTCCGGGCTTTGATTGGACGGATGAGACGCTTGGACGCGTTATCCGATTTCTCGATGGCATGGATTCCGCGAGCGCCAAAATCGAATTCCAGGGTGGCGAGCCGCTGCTGCGGTTGGACTTATTGGAAAAGGTTCGAGATTTCGCTCGTCGCAAGTTCCAAGAAGTTTCCTTCACGGTATGCACCAATTTGCAATCCGTGTCGGAAGAAGCTTGGGATTTTCTGGACGCCCCGGACGTCTTCGTAAGCACGTCGCTCGACGGCAACCTCTCGACGCATGAGCGGCAACGAACCGCAAATTCCAACGACACGCAGCAATTTGTATCGAACCTCAGCTATGCCATCGAGCGCTTGGGCCAGGGAAAGGTCTCGGCGCTCCCGACGCTAGACATCAACAAGTTGCCGGTTGCTTCCGAGATAATCGATACGTTCGGTCGATTCGGTTTTCGCTCCATTTTCCTTCGACCCGTAAATCACCAAGGCTTTGCTCGAAAACGATTTCAGACCTCCGGTCTCGAAGACAAATGGAATGCCTACCATGCCGATTTTATCGACGCGCTGATCGAGCACAATTGGACCGCCGCTCAGCCGGTCGAAGAGTTCTACTTCACTCACTGCTTGCGCCGTGTTCTGCGTGGTGGCCACAACCAGCACGTTGACCTACGCAATCCGAATATTCTCGGCCGAGACTACATCGTTATCGACTACGACGGTACTTTCTATCCGACGGATGAAGCCAGGATGGTCACGAGGATAGGACAGATCGATCTCAGCGTCGGCAATCTTTGGGATGGCATCGATCAGCCCAAATTAGATATGCTGAACGAAGAATCCTCCAATTCATTCCATCCCGATTGCCTTCACTGTCCGTACCAAGCCGCCTGCGGTGTGGACGTTGTTGACGACCTGTCCCGTTACGGGCGCATCGATTTGCCGAAACGCGACACAGCTTTCTGTCGCCGTCACACTGCAATCTTCGACAAGATTTTCGAGCTGCTCTATTCGGATGACAAGAAAGTCCAAAAGAGCCTCGCGGTTTGGGCTGGAATTCCGCAGTTCGATCCGTCACTGGCTCCGGTACACACATGA
- the hxsC gene encoding His-Xaa-Ser system radical SAM maturase HxsC — MIDLRLKIDDVPIDHPSIVRLRTDAVDSEHDALLIDRDQESQTFDLAGYSLRVHCGPETDLDGDVLLLVPGRTSAHRLVRSRSRHNTFLVTEQCDQLCVMCSQPPKKYHADLFDQFTVAATLAPESARITISGGEPLLHKRRLFQFLVAAANARPDISFHVLTNGQFFEPDDGAMIDEIGRDRVLWGIPLYAPYAELHDSIVGKSGAFERLSLSFATLMRVGAAVELRTVVLQQNWAALPELANYVSTRLPFIDVWAIMQLENIGYARMNWAHSFKDTSLDFGQLRSAINLAIGRGIQTLLYNFPLCTVPSLYRHLAPGTISDWKNKFLDGCGDCALRSTCGGFFEWYKADQGFGGLLPQ; from the coding sequence ATGATCGATTTGCGGCTCAAGATCGATGACGTTCCAATCGATCATCCAAGCATCGTACGCTTGCGCACGGACGCGGTGGATAGTGAGCATGATGCCCTCCTGATCGACAGGGATCAGGAAAGTCAAACCTTCGATCTCGCAGGCTACTCGCTTCGCGTCCACTGCGGTCCCGAAACCGATCTTGACGGTGACGTTCTGCTTCTAGTTCCTGGGCGAACGTCAGCGCATCGATTGGTGCGATCACGGTCGAGGCACAACACCTTCCTGGTCACCGAGCAATGTGACCAGCTCTGCGTCATGTGCTCGCAGCCTCCAAAGAAATATCACGCCGACCTCTTTGACCAGTTCACGGTTGCTGCCACCTTAGCCCCGGAAAGCGCCCGGATCACGATATCTGGCGGCGAGCCACTCTTACACAAACGAAGACTGTTTCAATTTCTCGTCGCCGCAGCGAATGCCCGGCCGGATATCTCATTTCATGTTCTGACCAACGGCCAGTTTTTTGAACCAGACGACGGCGCGATGATAGATGAGATTGGACGAGATCGCGTGCTGTGGGGCATTCCGCTGTACGCCCCTTACGCCGAACTTCACGACAGCATTGTTGGAAAGTCCGGCGCCTTCGAAAGGCTTTCGCTAAGCTTCGCGACGCTGATGAGGGTGGGGGCGGCGGTCGAACTTCGCACAGTTGTCCTTCAGCAGAACTGGGCCGCGTTGCCTGAGCTTGCGAACTATGTCTCGACCAGGCTGCCGTTCATCGATGTTTGGGCAATCATGCAGCTGGAGAATATCGGTTACGCCAGAATGAACTGGGCCCATTCGTTCAAGGATACGTCGCTGGACTTCGGCCAACTGCGCAGTGCCATCAATCTTGCGATTGGACGCGGTATCCAAACTCTTCTTTATAATTTCCCTCTTTGCACGGTTCCTTCCCTGTACCGGCACCTGGCACCAGGCACGATTTCAGACTGGAAGAACAAATTCCTGGATGGATGCGGCGATTGTGCGCTTCGCTCTACTTGTGGTGGATTTTTTGAATGGTATAAAGCCGATCAGGGGTTTGGGGGACTCTTACCACAATGA
- the hxsA gene encoding His-Xaa-Ser repeat protein HxsA codes for MKKRKIYLVPSLIAAGFMPSKSDAAPITGLTEKKPATTLFERLRVKQVYTLAGHSSHSSHASHASHASHASSAGGGYIPRGDYDTAYPSPDPTPRYSPNPGPVIRSLPTIPNTPATTSTGTYSTQSSSTSAQPVPLKTLPGNSDKFRRIVIQVQTALIAFGYFGGPITGQVDAATRGGLSKMQDAYGLKVTGTITPQVLTAFGISTN; via the coding sequence ATGAAGAAGCGCAAGATCTACCTGGTGCCGTCGTTGATCGCGGCGGGTTTCATGCCATCGAAAAGTGATGCGGCGCCAATCACCGGCCTTACCGAAAAGAAGCCGGCAACCACCCTGTTCGAACGGCTGCGGGTCAAGCAGGTCTACACCCTTGCGGGCCATAGCTCGCATTCGAGCCACGCAAGTCATGCCAGTCACGCTAGCCACGCATCTTCAGCTGGAGGCGGCTACATCCCACGGGGCGACTATGACACCGCTTATCCATCGCCCGACCCGACACCGCGCTATTCGCCCAACCCAGGGCCGGTCATCAGAAGTCTCCCGACCATTCCCAATACACCGGCGACGACTTCAACTGGCACCTATTCGACGCAGTCCTCCTCGACGAGCGCGCAGCCAGTGCCGCTGAAGACGCTGCCAGGCAACTCGGACAAATTTCGCCGTATCGTCATACAGGTCCAGACGGCGCTGATTGCCTTTGGTTATTTCGGCGGCCCGATAACAGGGCAGGTCGATGCCGCAACGAGGGGCGGACTTAGCAAAATGCAGGATGCCTATGGTCTCAAGGTGACCGGAACAATCACGCCTCAGGTCCTAACAGCTTTTGGAATTTCAACGAACTGA
- a CDS encoding DUF4236 domain-containing protein, which produces MPFYIRKSVKAGPFRFNFSKGGVGVSVGVKGLRIGTGPRGHYIHVGRGGLYYRASISSAGKGRHRANNEPLPAQIIFEEPGVNMIEIESGDVLLMRNENFGELLDEINAKANQWRLSALFGLLAALLGIFLLMKAPPVGIWVLIAALAAWAIGSWLDSYRRSAVLFYDIDGPIEQAYREMIAAFDGLSSCAGKWHIDAGGAISDLTTWKRNAGASYLVKRTAAKLAYALPKVIKSNITPPSIHVGKQIIYFMPDVILVAHNSRFGAVSYSHLRVRWQESRFIEDGRPPRDAKVVDRTWQHPNKNGGPDRRFRNNRQLHVCLYETLHLQSDSGLNEVLEFSQVGKLARFVAGCQALARAKTEASLTPKAIPSTETPSLPAEASGSPVPAQQRPKSTVPTIAFIIGGIFALPIAIAAFQNAGRSTRPVTTQAAVATGSGQVASSSATQLMSAGSTTGSESPSTLLPSAASASATSPLADPSQAQNVEVPEPTGNQKTSTPDLIQADQEPTPDPATFETLAAAATAPDVSPVAAASEPPGTPYIAPAELKFAYLKQSFQLRDGPGANYIPVAAVGQNALLALLETESGWVHVSGGASAVGWVPKELLGQRPVSLQSAAPKVQNTFTPAPGRAAVSLLKGTRSPSRIEFAAPTAVAQ; this is translated from the coding sequence GTGCCATTCTACATTCGCAAGTCGGTAAAGGCGGGACCATTCCGGTTTAATTTTTCCAAAGGCGGTGTCGGCGTCTCAGTCGGCGTAAAGGGCTTGCGGATCGGTACCGGACCTCGAGGCCACTATATCCATGTCGGACGAGGCGGGCTGTATTATCGAGCGTCAATTAGCAGTGCTGGCAAAGGTCGACATCGGGCGAATAACGAGCCACTTCCGGCCCAGATCATTTTCGAAGAACCTGGCGTCAACATGATCGAGATCGAGTCCGGCGATGTCTTATTGATGCGCAACGAGAACTTCGGCGAGTTGCTGGACGAAATCAACGCGAAGGCCAATCAATGGCGGCTGTCGGCTCTTTTTGGATTGCTCGCGGCACTCCTCGGTATTTTTCTGCTGATGAAAGCACCACCGGTGGGGATTTGGGTGCTGATCGCCGCCCTTGCCGCCTGGGCGATCGGGTCGTGGCTCGACTCCTACCGTCGGTCGGCAGTACTCTTTTACGACATCGATGGCCCGATCGAACAAGCCTACAGGGAGATGATCGCGGCTTTCGATGGCTTAAGCTCCTGCGCGGGGAAATGGCATATCGATGCTGGCGGTGCGATCAGCGATCTGACGACCTGGAAAAGAAATGCAGGCGCCTCCTACCTCGTCAAGCGAACCGCCGCAAAGCTCGCCTACGCTCTGCCGAAGGTCATCAAGAGCAACATCACGCCACCCTCGATACATGTTGGCAAGCAGATCATCTATTTCATGCCCGACGTTATTTTGGTCGCCCACAATTCACGCTTCGGGGCGGTGTCGTATTCCCATCTCCGCGTTCGTTGGCAGGAGTCGCGATTCATCGAAGATGGGCGTCCCCCTCGTGACGCGAAGGTCGTCGACCGTACATGGCAGCACCCGAATAAGAATGGCGGGCCTGATCGGCGTTTTCGCAACAACCGACAACTGCATGTTTGTCTCTATGAGACACTTCATCTGCAAAGCGACAGCGGCCTCAATGAGGTGCTGGAGTTTTCACAAGTAGGAAAACTTGCTCGCTTTGTCGCAGGTTGCCAAGCTCTGGCGAGGGCAAAGACCGAGGCTTCGCTGACACCGAAAGCAATTCCATCCACCGAAACGCCATCGTTACCAGCTGAGGCATCAGGTTCGCCTGTACCTGCCCAGCAGAGACCAAAGAGCACCGTGCCTACCATAGCGTTCATCATTGGCGGCATCTTTGCACTTCCTATAGCGATCGCCGCATTCCAAAACGCGGGACGCTCGACCAGGCCCGTCACAACACAAGCTGCTGTCGCCACCGGTTCGGGGCAAGTCGCGTCGTCATCGGCCACGCAGTTGATGTCCGCCGGTTCTACCACCGGTTCAGAGTCCCCGTCCACGCTGTTGCCGTCCGCCGCCTCTGCCTCGGCTACAAGTCCGCTCGCAGACCCCAGCCAGGCGCAGAACGTGGAGGTTCCCGAACCTACAGGCAACCAGAAAACTTCGACACCTGATCTCATTCAAGCTGATCAGGAGCCAACGCCCGATCCCGCTACCTTCGAAACGCTTGCGGCGGCGGCGACCGCACCCGACGTGTCTCCGGTAGCTGCTGCATCCGAGCCTCCCGGCACGCCTTATATCGCCCCAGCCGAGCTGAAGTTCGCCTACCTTAAGCAATCCTTTCAGCTGAGGGATGGGCCCGGCGCAAATTACATCCCGGTCGCCGCAGTCGGGCAGAACGCTTTGCTGGCCTTACTTGAGACGGAAAGTGGATGGGTTCATGTCTCGGGTGGTGCGTCAGCGGTGGGATGGGTGCCGAAGGAATTGCTCGGTCAACGTCCGGTCTCGCTTCAATCCGCCGCACCCAAGGTGCAAAATACATTCACGCCTGCGCCCGGGAGAGCGGCCGTTAGCCTATTGAAGGGTACACGGTCCCCAAGTCGCATCGAGTTTGCGGCACCAACCGCTGTTGCTCAGTAG
- a CDS encoding type IV toxin-antitoxin system AbiEi family antitoxin domain-containing protein, which yields MVHDQRSALSTHIASLLSAGQVVFTRQQAEQAIGVKRGAFLDAAERLQRRKALIRPRQGLYVAVPPQFASWGAPPPSWYIDALMRHEQQPYYVGLLKAAELHGATHQAVMEFQIVTPKRMPKIKAGRNLIVFYYRKDIAAVEPGIEDRKTDTGRMKISSPALTALDLLRYPQAAGGIDNVATVLMDLAEKIDPSQLAALSDAAERPVVQRLGHLLERLGHKDRAEPMHVALMARGAAPWTELDRHETRDPDFTPAPQERNDRWHVIVRRTPEVDE from the coding sequence ATGGTACACGATCAACGATCCGCGCTTTCAACCCATATCGCAAGCCTGCTCTCCGCAGGGCAGGTGGTCTTTACGCGCCAGCAGGCCGAACAGGCGATAGGCGTCAAACGCGGTGCCTTCCTCGATGCAGCCGAGCGCCTTCAACGCCGCAAGGCACTGATCAGGCCCAGGCAGGGACTCTATGTTGCGGTGCCCCCGCAGTTTGCATCCTGGGGCGCGCCACCGCCATCCTGGTATATCGACGCCCTGATGCGCCACGAACAGCAGCCCTACTATGTCGGCTTGCTGAAGGCGGCAGAGCTTCACGGCGCCACGCACCAGGCCGTGATGGAATTCCAGATCGTCACGCCCAAACGCATGCCGAAGATCAAGGCGGGTCGCAATCTGATCGTCTTCTACTACCGCAAAGACATTGCAGCAGTGGAGCCTGGCATCGAGGACCGCAAAACGGATACTGGCAGAATGAAGATATCATCTCCCGCCCTCACGGCGCTCGACCTCCTGCGCTACCCACAGGCGGCAGGGGGGATCGATAATGTCGCGACAGTCCTTATGGACCTCGCCGAAAAGATCGACCCTTCTCAGCTCGCCGCACTGTCCGACGCGGCCGAGCGGCCTGTGGTTCAACGTCTCGGTCACCTCCTGGAGCGGCTAGGACATAAGGATCGCGCTGAACCGATGCACGTGGCGCTGATGGCGCGCGGTGCTGCGCCGTGGACGGAGCTTGACCGGCACGAAACGCGCGACCCGGATTTCACGCCCGCGCCGCAGGAGCGCAACGACCGCTGGCATGTGATCGTGCGCCGCACGCCGGAGGTCGACGAATGA
- a CDS encoding phosphocholine cytidylyltransferase family protein translates to MKSAPKNAVILAAGRGSRLRPLTDLTPKPLVKVNGTPIIHNALRNLEAAGVQEVTIVVGYRMDAIQCSCGNRFGNLEISYVESSVFDKTGTAYSLWLARERLLAGDIYLLEGDVFFELDALRYIEMGEAENVAAVAPFGWSMEGSAVVLAENGYITEVRMKQTGADLSDGSPALFKTMNLIRFSCNDLRETIVPYLDDLIAGGAVKSYTEELLSDLIRNKDLQIAAAICDDVRWCEIDNEDDLRIAEAMFLGVPSRSQSCPQMPTHP, encoded by the coding sequence ATGAAAAGTGCTCCCAAGAACGCAGTCATACTTGCCGCAGGTCGTGGATCTCGCCTGCGACCCTTGACAGACCTGACGCCGAAGCCACTCGTCAAAGTCAACGGTACGCCCATTATTCACAATGCGCTTCGCAACCTGGAAGCGGCAGGCGTACAGGAAGTCACCATCGTCGTTGGCTACCGCATGGATGCGATCCAGTGCTCCTGCGGCAATCGCTTCGGCAATCTTGAAATTAGCTACGTCGAGTCCTCGGTCTTCGACAAGACGGGCACTGCGTATTCTCTCTGGTTGGCACGCGAGAGACTGCTGGCCGGGGACATCTATCTCCTGGAAGGGGATGTCTTTTTCGAGTTGGATGCCCTCCGCTATATCGAAATGGGAGAAGCCGAAAACGTTGCTGCGGTCGCACCTTTCGGCTGGTCGATGGAAGGCTCCGCTGTCGTCCTGGCCGAAAACGGCTATATCACCGAGGTGCGGATGAAACAAACGGGCGCCGATTTGAGCGACGGCTCGCCGGCGCTATTCAAGACGATGAATCTGATCCGCTTTTCTTGCAACGATCTGCGCGAGACGATCGTCCCTTATCTCGACGACCTCATCGCCGGCGGCGCCGTAAAGTCCTACACTGAAGAGCTGTTGTCTGATCTGATACGGAACAAGGATCTGCAGATCGCCGCTGCCATATGTGATGACGTCAGGTGGTGTGAGATCGACAATGAGGACGATCTACGCATTGCTGAGGCAATGTTCCTGGGAGTTCCGTCAAGGTCGCAATCTTGTCCGCAGATGCCGACGCATCCCTAA
- the aepX gene encoding phosphoenolpyruvate mutase, with protein MNQAALIAGPIGPIENPTTMLRDLVCSAKLSFLMEAHDGLSAAIVKQAGFKGLWASGFSISSALGYRDANEASWTEVVDVVERMADASGLPILVDGESGFGNFNNARLLAIKLLQHGAAGVCLEDKLFPKRNSFVGDRHPLVDIDEFCGRLRAVRDTTGNDLVLVARIEALIAGYGLGEALRRAEAYAEAGADAILIHSRKSHANEILAFAKQWQKLPIVIVPTKYYRTPVSAYRDAGISTVIWANHAMRAAVAGMRAVCGRIATEESVAGIEPEVATLEEVFDLMGYEELVSAEERYLPKHL; from the coding sequence ATGAATCAGGCAGCTCTAATAGCTGGGCCGATCGGTCCGATCGAGAACCCAACGACGATGCTCCGTGATCTCGTTTGCTCCGCCAAGCTGTCGTTCCTTATGGAAGCTCATGACGGACTTTCTGCGGCGATCGTCAAGCAGGCTGGCTTTAAGGGACTTTGGGCATCCGGATTTTCGATCTCTTCGGCATTAGGCTATCGCGATGCCAACGAGGCGAGTTGGACCGAGGTTGTCGACGTGGTGGAGCGGATGGCCGACGCTAGTGGATTGCCGATCCTGGTTGACGGCGAGTCTGGATTCGGCAATTTCAACAACGCCCGTCTATTGGCGATAAAGCTCTTGCAGCACGGCGCCGCCGGCGTCTGCCTTGAAGACAAGCTTTTCCCGAAGAGAAACAGTTTCGTTGGAGACCGTCACCCGCTCGTAGATATCGATGAGTTTTGCGGCCGCCTTAGAGCAGTCAGGGACACCACCGGGAACGACCTCGTGCTCGTCGCTCGCATCGAAGCGCTAATCGCCGGCTACGGTCTAGGTGAGGCGCTGAGGCGCGCGGAGGCCTATGCCGAAGCCGGCGCCGATGCGATCCTGATCCATTCGCGCAAAAGCCATGCGAACGAGATTCTCGCTTTTGCGAAACAGTGGCAGAAGCTTCCGATCGTGATCGTGCCGACGAAGTACTACCGTACTCCAGTCTCGGCATATCGGGATGCGGGCATCTCGACGGTGATATGGGCAAACCATGCAATGCGGGCTGCGGTTGCAGGGATGCGCGCGGTGTGCGGCCGTATCGCCACCGAAGAGAGCGTTGCCGGAATTGAGCCGGAAGTCGCCACACTCGAGGAGGTCTTTGACCTCATGGGCTATGAGGAATTGGTATCGGCCGAAGAACGCTATCTGCCGAAGCATCTATAG
- a CDS encoding aspartate kinase encodes MFAESFPSHDFSIVVEFGGSLMHDLSVCRAAVAELERLVQRGDRILVVPGRGFQDKAIEAADTAYPPAPFAAPHACALAQDQTGYLLAHRAFSPNLVPSATLGECRSLAKVGKIPVLLPSHMLFAMDPAVWSWDITSDAVAAWSAWVTNAPLLAMLTDVDGIYRDAATHDPEALIKEIDAHDLAELGHTSIDTCAAHFMSLRGASGIIINAAHPNRLRDWTDGKHVRATHITTFRR; translated from the coding sequence ATGTTCGCCGAAAGTTTTCCCTCACACGACTTTTCGATCGTTGTCGAATTCGGCGGAAGCCTCATGCATGATCTGTCGGTATGTAGGGCGGCTGTCGCGGAGCTCGAGCGCTTGGTCCAGCGTGGCGATCGAATTTTGGTGGTCCCTGGCAGAGGCTTTCAGGACAAAGCCATTGAGGCTGCTGACACAGCATATCCTCCGGCGCCGTTTGCGGCCCCTCACGCCTGCGCTCTCGCTCAAGATCAGACGGGATATTTGCTGGCGCACCGCGCTTTCTCTCCTAATCTTGTTCCATCCGCGACGTTGGGCGAATGCCGGAGCCTGGCAAAGGTTGGCAAAATTCCAGTTCTGCTTCCGTCACACATGCTCTTCGCGATGGATCCGGCTGTTTGGAGTTGGGACATCACGTCCGATGCTGTTGCCGCATGGAGTGCTTGGGTAACGAATGCTCCTCTATTGGCAATGCTGACCGATGTAGACGGTATCTATCGCGACGCCGCAACTCATGATCCCGAAGCGCTCATAAAAGAGATTGATGCCCATGATCTAGCTGAGCTTGGTCATACGTCAATCGATACTTGTGCTGCCCATTTCATGTCGTTGCGAGGTGCCTCGGGGATCATTATCAACGCTGCGCATCCAAACCGGCTCCGTGATTGGACCGACGGAAAGCATGTGAGAGCGACCCACATCACCACATTTCGCCGCTAA
- a CDS encoding nuclear transport factor 2 family protein, translating to MFHEQITELLDREAIRDCLYRYCRGIDRADEAALRSAYWPDAHDHHGAYSGSAEGFIEFALNVFKTEPRNFHQITNVLIEFIDPATAAVESYFTALQRGPDGARTERQVLLCGRYCDLFQKRDGEWRIAERTVVYDWVEEQTAPATSEAERFGLRQPIGASYPTDPVYALGKRRSET from the coding sequence ATGTTCCACGAACAGATTACCGAATTACTTGATCGCGAGGCGATCCGCGACTGCCTTTACCGATACTGCCGCGGGATAGATCGGGCCGATGAGGCGGCGCTGCGGAGCGCCTACTGGCCCGATGCGCATGATCATCACGGAGCCTATTCCGGCTCGGCCGAGGGTTTCATCGAGTTCGCACTGAACGTCTTTAAGACCGAACCGCGCAATTTTCACCAGATCACCAACGTCCTGATCGAGTTCATCGATCCGGCTACGGCTGCCGTCGAAAGTTACTTCACTGCGCTGCAACGCGGACCGGACGGCGCGAGGACGGAACGTCAGGTCCTCTTGTGCGGCCGCTATTGCGACCTGTTTCAGAAACGGGACGGGGAGTGGCGCATTGCCGAGCGGACTGTTGTCTACGATTGGGTCGAGGAGCAGACCGCGCCGGCGACCTCCGAGGCGGAGCGCTTCGGTCTCCGGCAGCCGATCGGAGCATCCTATCCGACCGATCCGGTCTATGCGCTCGGGAAACGTCGTTCAGAAACGTGA